A region of Oncorhynchus kisutch isolate 150728-3 linkage group LG29, Okis_V2, whole genome shotgun sequence DNA encodes the following proteins:
- the wdr45 gene encoding WD repeat domain phosphoinositide-interacting protein 4 isoform X1: MAQPRGVNSLQFNQDQSCFCCAMETGVRIYNVEPLIEKGHLGEWNSDLRYERSVCSHTVCVIILCLCVSDHEQVGSVAQCSMLHRSNLLAVVGGGVNPKFSEISVLIWDDAREGRDPKDKLVLEFTFTKPVLAVRMRHDKIIIVLKNRIYVYSFPDNPVKLFEFDTRDNPKGLCDLCPSLEKQLLVFPGHKCGSLQLVDLSNTKPGTSSAPFTINAHQSEIACLALNQPGSVAASASRKGTLIRLFDTTTRDKLVELRRGTDPATLYCINFSHDSSFLCASSDKGTVHIFALKDTKLNRRSALARVGKVGPVIGQYVDSQWSLASFTVPAECACICAFGKNTSKNVNSVIAICVDGTFHKYVFTPDGNCNREAFDVYLDICDDDDF; this comes from the exons ATGGCCCAACCGAGAGGAGTCAACAGTCTACAGTTCAACCAGGACCAGA gttGTTTCTGTTGTGCCATGGAAACCGGTGTCAGGATCTACAATGTGGAGCCTCTTATAGAGAAGGGGCACCTTGGTGAGTGGAATTCAGACCTGCGGTACGAGCGATCTGTGTGttcgcatactgtgtgtgtgatcatcctgtgcttgtgtgtgtcagACCATGAGCAGGTGGGTAGTGTGGCCCAGTGTTCAATGCTGCATCGCTCCAACCTGCTGGCTGTAGTAGGAGGTGGAGTCAACCCCAAGTTCTCTGAGATCTCAG TGTTGATCTGGGATGATGCTCGGGAGGGGAGGGACCCCAAGGACAAGCTAGTGCTGGAGTTTACCTTTACCAAGCCTGTTCTGGCCGTACGCATGAGACACGACAA gatcaTCATTGTGTTAAAGAACAGGATCTATGTCTACAGTTTCCCTGACAACCCTGTGAAACTGTTTGAGTTTGACACCAGAGACAACCCTaaag gactGTGTGACCTGTGCCCCAGTCTGGAGAAACAGCTGCTGGTCTTCCCTGGACATAAGTGTGGAAGTCTACAGCTTGTG GACCTTTCCAACACCAAGCCTGGCACATCGTCCGCCCCCTTTACCATCAACGCCCACCAGAGTGAGATCGCCTGCCTGGCACTCAACCAGCCTGGCAGCGTCGCGGCCTCGGCCTCCCGCAAGGGTACCCTTATCAGACTGTTTGATACTACCACCAGAGACAAACTAGTGGAGCTGCGCAGAGGAACAGACCCTGCTACACTCTACTG CATCAACTTCAGTCATGACTCTTCGTTCCTGTGTGCCTCCAGTGACAAGGGCACTGTTCACATCTTTGCTCTCAAAGATACTAAACTCAACAGACGCTCAGC ATTGGCTCGTGTGGGGAAGGTGGGCCCAGTGATTGGTCAGTATGTGGACAGCCAGTGGTCATTGGCCAGTTTCACCGTTCCGGCAGAGTGTGCCTGTATCTGTGCGTTTGGGAAGAACACCTCTAAAAATGTCAACTCTGTCATCG CTATCTGTGTTGACGGGACGTTCCATAAATATGTGTTCACCCCTGATGGCAACTGTAACCGAGAAGCCTTTGACGTTTACCTGGACATCTGTGATGATGACGACTTctaa
- the wdr45 gene encoding WD repeat domain phosphoinositide-interacting protein 4 isoform X2: MAQPRGVNSLQFNQDQSCFCCAMETGVRIYNVEPLIEKGHLDHEQVGSVAQCSMLHRSNLLAVVGGGVNPKFSEISVLIWDDAREGRDPKDKLVLEFTFTKPVLAVRMRHDKIIIVLKNRIYVYSFPDNPVKLFEFDTRDNPKGLCDLCPSLEKQLLVFPGHKCGSLQLVDLSNTKPGTSSAPFTINAHQSEIACLALNQPGSVAASASRKGTLIRLFDTTTRDKLVELRRGTDPATLYCINFSHDSSFLCASSDKGTVHIFALKDTKLNRRSALARVGKVGPVIGQYVDSQWSLASFTVPAECACICAFGKNTSKNVNSVIAICVDGTFHKYVFTPDGNCNREAFDVYLDICDDDDF, translated from the exons ATGGCCCAACCGAGAGGAGTCAACAGTCTACAGTTCAACCAGGACCAGA gttGTTTCTGTTGTGCCATGGAAACCGGTGTCAGGATCTACAATGTGGAGCCTCTTATAGAGAAGGGGCACCTTG ACCATGAGCAGGTGGGTAGTGTGGCCCAGTGTTCAATGCTGCATCGCTCCAACCTGCTGGCTGTAGTAGGAGGTGGAGTCAACCCCAAGTTCTCTGAGATCTCAG TGTTGATCTGGGATGATGCTCGGGAGGGGAGGGACCCCAAGGACAAGCTAGTGCTGGAGTTTACCTTTACCAAGCCTGTTCTGGCCGTACGCATGAGACACGACAA gatcaTCATTGTGTTAAAGAACAGGATCTATGTCTACAGTTTCCCTGACAACCCTGTGAAACTGTTTGAGTTTGACACCAGAGACAACCCTaaag gactGTGTGACCTGTGCCCCAGTCTGGAGAAACAGCTGCTGGTCTTCCCTGGACATAAGTGTGGAAGTCTACAGCTTGTG GACCTTTCCAACACCAAGCCTGGCACATCGTCCGCCCCCTTTACCATCAACGCCCACCAGAGTGAGATCGCCTGCCTGGCACTCAACCAGCCTGGCAGCGTCGCGGCCTCGGCCTCCCGCAAGGGTACCCTTATCAGACTGTTTGATACTACCACCAGAGACAAACTAGTGGAGCTGCGCAGAGGAACAGACCCTGCTACACTCTACTG CATCAACTTCAGTCATGACTCTTCGTTCCTGTGTGCCTCCAGTGACAAGGGCACTGTTCACATCTTTGCTCTCAAAGATACTAAACTCAACAGACGCTCAGC ATTGGCTCGTGTGGGGAAGGTGGGCCCAGTGATTGGTCAGTATGTGGACAGCCAGTGGTCATTGGCCAGTTTCACCGTTCCGGCAGAGTGTGCCTGTATCTGTGCGTTTGGGAAGAACACCTCTAAAAATGTCAACTCTGTCATCG CTATCTGTGTTGACGGGACGTTCCATAAATATGTGTTCACCCCTGATGGCAACTGTAACCGAGAAGCCTTTGACGTTTACCTGGACATCTGTGATGATGACGACTTctaa
- the LOC109873793 gene encoding ras-related protein rab7 isoform X1: MASRKKVLLKVIILGDSGVGKTSLMNQYVNKKFSNQYKATIGADFLTKEVMVDDRLVTMQIWDTAGQERFQSLGVAFYRGADCCVLVYDVTAPNTFKTLDSWRDEFLIQASPRDPDNFPFVVLGNKIDLENRQVTTKRAQAWCASKSSIPYFETSAKEAINVDQAFQTIARNALKQESEVETYDFPDQIKLRDDRPAEPSDGCSC; this comes from the exons ATGGCCTCCCGTAAGAAGGTGCTGCTGAAGGTGATCATCCTCGGAGACTCTGG GGTAGGGAAGACTTCTCTGATGAACCAGTATGTAAATAAGAAGTTCAGTAACCAGTACAAGGCCACTATAGGAGCGGACTTCCTCACCAAGGAGGTGATGGTGGACGACAGGCTGGTCACCATGCAg ATCTGGGACACGGCCGGGCAGGAGCGGTTCCAGTCTCTGGGCGTGGCGTTCTACCGCGGCGCTGACTGCTGTGTGCTGGTCTACGATGTCACGGCGCCCAACACCTTCAAGACACTGGACAGCTGGAGGGATGAGTTCCTGATCCAGGCCAGCCCCAGAGACCCAGACAACTTCCCCTTTGTGGTGCTAGGCAACAAGATTGACCTCGAGAACAGACAG GTGACGACAAAACGTGCCCAGGCCTGGTGTGCCAGTAAGAGCAGCATCCCCTACTTTGAGACCAGCGCCAAGGAGGCCATCAACGTAGACCAAGCATTCCAGACCATTGCCCGCAATGCCCttaaacag GAGTCTGAGGTGGAGACGTATGACTTCCCAGACCAGATCAAACTGAGAGACGACCGGCCCGCCGAACCCAGCGACGGCTGCTCCTGCTGA
- the LOC109873793 gene encoding ras-related protein rab7 isoform X2: protein MVFTQPDITHFGYSQLTCIGSVAPLHASVQQPLSRSQDLSGTCSCASRQWFRSPSLAVTLNRYSSICAAKCVCVFLPRVGKTSLMNQYVNKKFSNQYKATIGADFLTKEVMVDDRLVTMQIWDTAGQERFQSLGVAFYRGADCCVLVYDVTAPNTFKTLDSWRDEFLIQASPRDPDNFPFVVLGNKIDLENRQVTTKRAQAWCASKSSIPYFETSAKEAINVDQAFQTIARNALKQESEVETYDFPDQIKLRDDRPAEPSDGCSC, encoded by the exons ATGGTGTTTACACAACCAGATATCACTCATTTTGGATATTCCCAACTGACGTGCATAGGTTCTGTAGCACCCTTGCATGCGAGTGTACAACAGCCTCTGTCAAGAAGTCAGGATCTTTCAGGCACATGTAGCTGTGCAAGTCGTCAGTGGTTTCGAAGCCCTTCTCTGGCTGTTACCCTCAATCGCTACAGTTCTATATGTGcagctaagtgtgtgtgtgtgttccttcccAGGGTAGGGAAGACTTCTCTGATGAACCAGTATGTAAATAAGAAGTTCAGTAACCAGTACAAGGCCACTATAGGAGCGGACTTCCTCACCAAGGAGGTGATGGTGGACGACAGGCTGGTCACCATGCAg ATCTGGGACACGGCCGGGCAGGAGCGGTTCCAGTCTCTGGGCGTGGCGTTCTACCGCGGCGCTGACTGCTGTGTGCTGGTCTACGATGTCACGGCGCCCAACACCTTCAAGACACTGGACAGCTGGAGGGATGAGTTCCTGATCCAGGCCAGCCCCAGAGACCCAGACAACTTCCCCTTTGTGGTGCTAGGCAACAAGATTGACCTCGAGAACAGACAG GTGACGACAAAACGTGCCCAGGCCTGGTGTGCCAGTAAGAGCAGCATCCCCTACTTTGAGACCAGCGCCAAGGAGGCCATCAACGTAGACCAAGCATTCCAGACCATTGCCCGCAATGCCCttaaacag GAGTCTGAGGTGGAGACGTATGACTTCCCAGACCAGATCAAACTGAGAGACGACCGGCCCGCCGAACCCAGCGACGGCTGCTCCTGCTGA
- the lage3 gene encoding L antigen family member 3-like translates to MAAPCTENNHKQGKLEFVLDVPFPSSREASIALQSLSPDREPRKGGISKELTVSGCTLSVRWRADEARILRVSVGSFMDHLSLVMETMEAFGPPVSVTTQTVSSTMT, encoded by the exons ATGGCGGCGCCCTGCACGGAAAACAATCACAAGCAAGGCAAATTGGAATT TGTACTAGACGTCCCGTTCCCATCAAGTCGCGAGGCGTCCATCGCGCTCCAGTCCCTCTCCCCAGACCGTGAGCCCCGGAAAGGAGGCATCAGCAAGGAGCTCACGGTGTCCGGCTgcacgctgtctgt GAGGTGGAGAGCCGATGAGGCCCGTATTCTGCGTGTCTCTGTGGGGTCGTTTATGGACCACCTCTCCCTTGTGATGGAGACCATGGAGGCCTTTGGACCCCCTGTCTCTGTGACCACACAAACAGTCAGCTCTACAATGACATGA